Proteins found in one Neodiprion lecontei isolate iyNeoLeco1 chromosome 6, iyNeoLeco1.1, whole genome shotgun sequence genomic segment:
- the LOC124294964 gene encoding uncharacterized protein LOC124294964, with product MTSQLIFLTVAVVVLAQFSLALPARQSVNQEALSAAEAEHSEEAAGAAATGNSENTATEYQNHNIIKLTLREESLVIEINSEKFAVANKDIRHRRDNVTATNTDESSAALAHVQQSVESD from the exons ATGACAAGTCAACTCATCTTCTTGACCGTGGCGGTCGTCGTCCTGGCACAATTCTCTTTGGCTTTGCCTGCACGGCAATCTGTGAATCAAGAAGCATTATCTGCTGCAGAG GCGGAGCATAGCGAAGAAGCAGCTGGAGCTGCAGCAACGGGAAATTCTGAAAACACGGCCACCGAGTACCAGAATCATAATATAATTAAGCTTACGTTACGTGAAGAATCATTGGTAATCGAGATCAACTCTGAGAAATTTGCAGTAGCGAATAAAGATATCCGACACCGTCGTGATAACGTTACTGCAACGAATACCGATGAATCAAGTGCAGCCCTCGCTCACGTACAGCAAAGCGTAGAATcggactga